A window of the Streptomyces albireticuli genome harbors these coding sequences:
- a CDS encoding WhiB family transcriptional regulator: MADFSRLPGPNADLWDWQLLAACRGVDSSLFFHPEGERGAARSARETSAKEVCMRCPVRAECAAHALAVREPYGVWGGLTEDEREELMGRARHRVIAVSTTGA, from the coding sequence ATGGCAGATTTCTCCCGCCTTCCCGGTCCCAACGCCGACCTGTGGGACTGGCAGCTCCTGGCCGCCTGCCGCGGGGTCGACAGCTCTCTGTTCTTCCATCCCGAAGGCGAACGCGGCGCGGCCCGCAGCGCGCGCGAGACCTCGGCCAAGGAGGTGTGCATGCGCTGCCCGGTACGCGCCGAGTGCGCGGCGCACGCCCTGGCCGTACGGGAGCCCTACGGCGTGTGGGGCGGCCTGACCGAGGACGAGCGTGAGGAGCTCATGGGCCGCGCGCGACACCGGGTCATCGCCGTGAGTACGACCGGTGCCTAG